In Arvicola amphibius chromosome 1, mArvAmp1.2, whole genome shotgun sequence, one DNA window encodes the following:
- the LOC119822355 gene encoding interferon-induced protein with tetratricopeptide repeats 1-like, producing the protein MGENAGTDHVKENLGQLSCHFTWTLLFEDVDIPDLEMRILEQVEFLDVKSPVGMHNILAYVRHLKGQHEEALQSLKEAEALGQREQLGKRSLVTWGNCAWVHYHMGSLAEAQSYLDKVENTCKEFASPFRYRMECAEMHCEEGWALLKCGGQNYRRAMACFAKALEAEPENPEYNTGYAVAAYREDFDDNNISLEPLRKAVRLNPEDPYIKVYLALKLQDVGETDEAERHIEEALSSASCQTYVFRYAAKYYRRKDCIDKALELLYMALQTSPESAYLHFQIGLCYRQQMIQLKTSRRQGSMQEMAQRAISEFQKTVELRPKFDVAYVCLAEVQAEIRQYEEAEANFQIVLDMQNLTSHRKQDIHLRYGRYQQFHQKSEDKAITHYLKGLKIEETSYARRKLLIALEKVASRWVQQNVRPVESTSLLGLVHKLKGNTHEALLYYERALRLTGEMNPEF; encoded by the exons ATGGG agagaatgctggtaCTGATCATGTCAAGGAGAATCTGGGTCAGCTGAGCTGTCACTTCACGTGGACACTGCTGTTTGAAGACGTTGACATACCTGATTTGGAAATGAGAATCTTGGAGCAGGTCGAGTTTCTAGACGTCAAGAGCCCAGTGGGGATGCACAACATCCTGGCCTACGTGAGACACCTGAAAGGCCAGCATGAGGAAGCCCTGCAGAGCCTGAAAGAAGCAGAAGCCTTGGGCCAGAGAGAGCAGTTGGGCAAGAGAAGCCTGGTGACCTGGGGCAACTGTGCCTGGGTGCATTACCACATGGGCAGCTTGGCAGAAGCCCAGAGCTACCTGGACAAGGTGGAGAATACTTGCAAGGAATTTGCAAGTCCCTTCCGCTACAGGATGGAGTGTGCCGAGATGCACTGTGAGGAAGGCTGGGCCTTGCTGAAGTGTGGAGGACAGAATTATAGACGAGCCATGGCCTGCTTTGCAAAAGCTCTGGAAGCTGAGCCTGAAAACCCCGAATACAACACTGGCTATGCCGTCGCTGCCTATCGTGAAGACTTCGATGACAATAATATTTCTCTGGAACCCCTGAGGAAGGCTGTCAGGTTAAATCCAGAAGATCCGTATATTAAAGTTTATCTTGCCCTGAAACTTCAGGATGTAGGAGaaacagatgaagcagaaagacACATTGAAGAAGCCCTCAGCAGTGCATCCTGTCAAACCTATGTCTTTCGTTATGCAGCCAAGTATTACCGAAGGAAAGACTGCATAGACAAAGCTCTCGAACTTCTATATATGGCCTTGCAGACATCACCTGAGTCTGCCTACCTGCATTTCCAAATAGGGCTCTGTTACAGGCAACAAATGATCCAACTGAAGACATCCAGAAGGCAGGGCAGCATGCAGGAAATGGCACAACGGGCCATTTCTGAGTTTCAGAAGACAGTGGAACTGAGGCCCAAGTTTGATGTAGCTTATGTTTGCTTGGCTGAAGTGCAGGCAGAAATTCGCCAATatgaagaagctgaggcaaaTTTCCAGATAGTGCTGGACATGCAGAACCTTACAAGTCACAGAAAACAAGACATCCATCTACGCTATGGCCGTTATCAGCAATTTCATCAAAAATCAGAAGACAAGGCGATCACCCACTACTTAAAAGGTCTAAAAATAGAAGAAACGTCCTATGCCCGGAGGAAACTACTCATAGCTTTGGAGAAAGTGGCTAGCAGATGGGTTCAGCAGAATGTTCGACCTGTGGAGAGCACCAGCCTCCTTGGGTTAGTACACAAGCTGAAAGGGAACACGCACGAGGCCCTGCTATACTACGAGAGGGCTCTGAGGCTTACTGGGGAGATGAACCCTGAGTTCTGA